A single window of Polaribacter sp. SA4-10 DNA harbors:
- the eno gene encoding phosphopyruvate hydratase: MSIIIRVHARQIFDSRGNPTVEVDVTTENGILGRAAVPSGASTGEHEAVELRDGGKAYMGKGVLKAVDNVNKIIAEELLGVSVFEQNTIDQLMIDLDGTPNKSKLGANAILGVSLAAAKAAANELGMPLYRYVGGVSANTLPVPMMNIINGGSHSDAPIAFQEFMVMPVKANTFSEAMQMGSEIFHNLKKVLHDRNLSTAVGDEGGFAPTLDGTEDALDTIALAVKNAGYSFGDEIMVALDCAAAEFYVDGKYNYAKFEGETGKIRTSEEQADYLAELAANYPIISIEDGMDENDWEGWKYLTEKIGDKVQLVGDDLFVTNVERLSRGIENGIANSILIKVNQIGTLTETISAVNMAKNAGYTSVMSHRSGETEDNTIADLAVALNCGQIKTGSASRSDRMAKYNQLLRIEEELGETAYFPKEKAFKI; this comes from the coding sequence ATGAGCATTATTATTCGCGTTCACGCACGTCAAATTTTTGATTCAAGAGGAAATCCAACAGTTGAAGTAGATGTAACTACAGAAAACGGAATATTAGGTAGAGCAGCAGTTCCTTCTGGAGCTTCTACAGGAGAACATGAAGCCGTTGAATTACGTGATGGAGGTAAAGCTTACATGGGTAAAGGTGTCTTAAAAGCTGTAGATAATGTAAATAAAATTATAGCAGAAGAATTACTAGGAGTATCTGTTTTCGAACAAAATACTATTGATCAATTAATGATTGATTTGGATGGTACACCAAATAAATCTAAATTAGGAGCAAATGCAATATTAGGGGTTTCATTAGCAGCAGCAAAAGCAGCAGCAAATGAATTAGGTATGCCTTTATATAGGTATGTAGGTGGTGTTTCTGCAAACACTTTGCCTGTACCTATGATGAATATCATTAATGGAGGATCACATTCAGATGCACCAATTGCATTTCAAGAATTTATGGTAATGCCGGTTAAGGCAAATACGTTCTCTGAAGCAATGCAAATGGGTTCTGAGATTTTCCATAACTTAAAGAAAGTATTACACGATAGAAATTTATCTACAGCTGTAGGGGATGAAGGAGGTTTTGCACCAACTTTAGATGGTACAGAAGATGCTTTAGATACAATTGCTTTGGCAGTTAAAAATGCAGGGTATTCTTTTGGTGATGAAATAATGGTTGCTTTAGATTGTGCTGCTGCAGAATTTTATGTAGATGGTAAATACAACTATGCTAAGTTTGAAGGTGAAACTGGTAAAATTCGTACCTCAGAAGAGCAAGCAGATTATTTGGCAGAATTAGCAGCTAATTATCCAATTATTTCTATTGAAGATGGAATGGATGAAAACGATTGGGAAGGTTGGAAATACTTAACTGAAAAAATTGGAGATAAAGTTCAATTAGTTGGTGATGATTTATTTGTTACAAATGTAGAGCGTTTATCTAGAGGAATTGAAAATGGAATTGCAAATTCAATTTTAATTAAAGTGAATCAGATTGGTACATTAACAGAAACAATTTCTGCTGTTAATATGGCAAAAAATGCAGGATACACTTCTGTAATGTCTCACAGATCTGGTGAAACTGAAGATAATACGATTGCAGATTTAGCAGTAGCTTTAAATTGTGGACAAATTAAAACAGGTTCAGCTTCTCGTTCAGATAGAATGGCAAAATACAATCAATTATTGCGTATTGAAGAAGAATTAGGTGAAACTGCATATTTTCCAAAAGAAAAAGCATTCAAAATATAA
- a CDS encoding citrate synthase produces the protein MSDTAKLQIGDKSYEFPLVRGTENEVAINIKTLRTVTNGVITIDPGFKNTGSCESAVTFLDGEKGVLRYRGYSIEELAEKADFLEVAYALIFGDLPTKEQLDKFHTDIKSKSVVDDDIKKIVDAFPKTAHPMGVLSSLTSALTAFNPTSVNVESTEDMYNSVVKIMGKFPVLVAWTMRKKQGLPLNYGSKSLGYVENVLKMMFEQPNEDYVVNPIIKNALDKLLILHGDHEQNCSTSTVRIVGSSHAGLFASLSAGISALWGPLHGGANQAVLEMLEAIKADGGDTKKYMAKAKDKNDPFRLMGFGHRVYKNFDPRAKIIKAAADDVLNDLGVNDPILDIARGLEQEALNDPYFVERKLYPNVDFYSGIIYRAMGIPVEMFTVMFALGRLPGWIAQWKEMRLGKEPIGRPRQIYIGENERPFVEIENR, from the coding sequence ATGTCAGATACAGCTAAATTACAAATTGGAGATAAATCATACGAATTTCCACTTGTAAGAGGAACAGAAAATGAAGTTGCTATTAATATTAAAACATTAAGAACAGTAACAAATGGAGTAATCACTATTGATCCTGGATTTAAAAATACAGGTTCTTGTGAAAGTGCTGTCACATTTTTAGATGGTGAAAAAGGAGTTTTAAGATATAGAGGTTATTCTATTGAAGAGTTAGCTGAAAAAGCAGATTTTTTAGAAGTTGCTTATGCATTAATTTTTGGAGATTTACCAACAAAAGAGCAATTAGATAAATTTCATACAGATATTAAATCTAAATCTGTTGTAGATGATGATATTAAGAAGATTGTTGATGCGTTTCCTAAAACAGCACATCCTATGGGTGTTTTGTCTTCGTTAACAAGTGCATTAACGGCTTTTAACCCTACTTCAGTAAACGTAGAGTCTACTGAAGATATGTATAACTCTGTTGTTAAAATTATGGGGAAATTCCCGGTTTTAGTGGCTTGGACTATGCGAAAAAAACAAGGTTTACCATTAAATTATGGTTCTAAATCTTTGGGCTATGTAGAGAACGTTTTAAAAATGATGTTTGAGCAACCTAATGAAGACTATGTAGTGAACCCAATTATTAAAAATGCTTTAGATAAATTGTTGATTTTACATGGAGATCATGAACAAAACTGTTCTACATCTACGGTTAGAATTGTAGGTTCATCTCATGCAGGCCTATTTGCATCTCTTTCTGCAGGAATCTCTGCGCTTTGGGGACCATTACATGGTGGAGCTAATCAAGCTGTCTTAGAAATGTTAGAAGCTATAAAAGCTGATGGTGGAGACACTAAAAAGTATATGGCGAAAGCTAAAGATAAAAATGATCCTTTCCGTTTAATGGGATTTGGTCATAGAGTATATAAGAACTTTGATCCAAGAGCTAAAATTATTAAAGCTGCTGCAGATGATGTTTTAAATGACTTAGGTGTAAATGATCCAATTTTAGATATTGCAAGAGGATTAGAGCAAGAAGCATTAAATGATCCTTATTTTGTTGAAAGAAAATTATATCCTAATGTAGATTTTTACTCTGGAATTATTTATAGAGCTATGGGTATTCCTGTAGAAATGTTTACAGTTATGTTTGCTTTAGGACGTTTGCCAGGTTGGATTGCGCAATGGAAAGAAATGAGATTGGGTAAAGAACCAATTGGTAGACCACGTCAAATTTATATTGGTGAAAATGAAAGACCTTTTGTAGAAATAGAGAATAGATAA
- a CDS encoding dimethylarginine dimethylaminohydrolase family protein, producing the protein MLELNINNETSRLKAVILGTAKSNGGIPKVEDCYDPKSVQHVLAGTYPKEEDMVLEMEAVAKVLEKYNVKVYRPKVIENYNQIFSRDIAFVIDDKFIEANILPDRNKEYEAINHVISQMKPENVIILPEECHVEGGDVMPWNDYIFVGTYSGEDYSDYITARTNTAAITALQELFPEKTVKPFELRKSNTEPKENALHLDCCFQPIGKDKAILHKNGFLVESEYEWLVNYFGKENIFEITKDEMYNMNSNIFSISEEVIISEKNFTRLNSWLRDKGFTVEEVAYSEIAKQEGLLRCSTLPLIRE; encoded by the coding sequence ATGTTAGAGCTTAATATTAATAATGAAACTTCTAGGTTAAAGGCTGTTATTTTAGGAACTGCAAAAAGTAATGGAGGTATTCCTAAAGTAGAAGACTGTTATGATCCTAAAAGTGTTCAGCACGTTTTAGCAGGAACATATCCTAAAGAGGAAGATATGGTTTTGGAAATGGAAGCTGTTGCTAAAGTTTTAGAAAAATATAATGTTAAAGTATATAGACCAAAAGTTATTGAAAATTATAATCAAATATTTTCTCGAGATATCGCTTTTGTAATAGACGATAAATTTATTGAAGCTAATATTTTACCAGATAGAAATAAAGAATATGAAGCTATAAATCATGTTATTTCTCAAATGAAACCAGAAAATGTAATAATTTTGCCAGAAGAATGTCATGTAGAAGGAGGTGATGTAATGCCTTGGAATGATTATATTTTTGTTGGCACTTATTCTGGGGAAGATTATTCAGATTATATTACAGCGCGTACTAATACTGCAGCAATTACTGCTTTGCAAGAATTGTTTCCTGAGAAAACTGTAAAACCTTTTGAGTTAAGAAAATCGAATACAGAACCTAAAGAAAATGCATTACATTTAGATTGTTGTTTTCAGCCAATTGGAAAAGATAAAGCGATTCTTCATAAGAATGGATTTTTAGTAGAAAGTGAATATGAATGGTTGGTAAATTATTTCGGAAAAGAAAATATTTTTGAGATTACCAAAGATGAAATGTACAATATGAACAGTAATATTTTTTCTATTTCTGAAGAAGTAATTATTTCTGAAAAAAACTTTACAAGACTTAATTCTTGGTTACGAGATAAGGGTTTTACAGTTGAAGAAGTAGCCTATTCAGAAATTGCGAAACAAGAAGGATTGTTAAGATGTTCTACTTTACCTTTGATTAGAGAATAA
- the ctlX gene encoding citrulline utilization hydrolase CtlX, whose translation MKQNTNTILMIRPINFRMNEQTAVNNYYQKVLDNLLPASVNAKAQEEFDNFVEKLQSFGVNVIVVSDTEKFDTPDSIFPNNWISFHQDGTVALYPMFAENRRLERREDVLEELEKQGFVIENIVDYTSAEEEKVFLEGTGSLLLDRENSKAYCALSPRADEELFIEFCEDFEYTPVSFVANQTVEEKRVAIYHTNVMMCLADTFAVVCLDSIDDKKERKNMLKHLKEDGKQVIAITEEQVSHFAGNMLQVLGKDAIKYLVMSQAAHDCLTQSQISQINNHCQIISSSLNTIEACGGGSARCMMAEVFLPKK comes from the coding sequence ATGAAACAAAATACAAATACTATTTTAATGATTCGTCCAATCAATTTTAGGATGAATGAACAAACTGCAGTAAATAATTATTATCAAAAAGTATTAGATAATTTATTGCCTGCTTCTGTAAATGCAAAAGCCCAAGAAGAGTTTGATAATTTTGTAGAAAAATTACAAAGTTTTGGCGTTAATGTTATTGTTGTTTCAGATACAGAAAAGTTTGATACACCAGATTCTATTTTTCCAAATAATTGGATTTCTTTTCATCAAGATGGAACGGTTGCTTTATACCCAATGTTTGCAGAAAACAGAAGATTAGAAAGAAGAGAAGATGTTTTAGAAGAATTAGAGAAACAAGGTTTTGTAATTGAAAATATTGTTGATTATACTTCTGCAGAAGAAGAGAAAGTTTTTTTAGAAGGAACAGGAAGTTTGTTGTTGGATAGAGAAAACAGTAAAGCCTATTGTGCTTTGTCTCCAAGAGCTGATGAAGAATTATTTATAGAATTCTGTGAAGATTTTGAGTATACTCCTGTGTCTTTTGTTGCAAATCAGACTGTAGAAGAAAAAAGAGTCGCAATTTATCATACAAACGTAATGATGTGTTTAGCAGATACTTTTGCAGTTGTATGTCTAGATTCAATAGATGATAAAAAAGAGCGTAAAAACATGCTTAAACACCTAAAAGAGGATGGTAAACAAGTTATTGCGATTACAGAAGAGCAAGTGAGCCATTTTGCAGGAAATATGTTACAAGTTCTTGGAAAGGATGCTATTAAATATTTAGTAATGAGTCAAGCTGCACACGATTGTTTAACACAAAGTCAAATTTCACAAATTAATAACCATTGTCAGATTATTTCTAGTTCTTTAAATACAATTGAAGCTTGTGGAGGAGGAAGTGCACGTTGTATGATGGCAGAAGTATTTCTTCCAAAAAAATAA
- a CDS encoding PrsW family intramembrane metalloprotease, whose amino-acid sequence MNLLIIAVAPVTIIILYIYFKDKFEKEPIAILAKSFLLGATISVLITAVLGTIANHLLPVIDDKSILQQLLKAFIVVALVEEFSKYVIVRYYAQTNKEFNEPFDGIVYSVMISMGFATLENVLYVYQFGFETGIARAFTAVPAHATFAILMGYFMGKAKFSKNRILLNLSGLLLATFFHGAYDFFFFINFIPGISIGAFISLIIGLVLSNRAIKMHQNNSKFKP is encoded by the coding sequence ATGAATTTATTAATTATAGCTGTTGCACCTGTAACAATTATTATACTTTATATTTATTTTAAAGATAAATTTGAAAAAGAACCAATTGCAATTTTAGCAAAAAGTTTTTTATTAGGGGCAACTATAAGTGTTTTAATCACAGCTGTACTTGGTACAATTGCTAATCATTTGTTGCCGGTTATAGATGATAAAAGTATACTTCAACAATTATTAAAAGCATTTATTGTTGTTGCTTTGGTTGAAGAGTTTTCTAAATATGTAATCGTTAGATATTACGCTCAAACAAATAAAGAATTTAACGAGCCTTTTGATGGAATTGTATATTCTGTTATGATTTCTATGGGTTTTGCAACTTTAGAAAATGTATTATATGTGTATCAATTTGGTTTTGAAACAGGAATAGCAAGAGCATTTACAGCTGTTCCTGCACATGCAACATTTGCAATTTTAATGGGGTATTTTATGGGGAAAGCAAAATTTTCTAAGAATAGAATTCTCTTAAATTTATCTGGACTGTTATTAGCTACATTTTTTCATGGCGCTTATGATTTCTTCTTTTTTATAAACTTTATTCCTGGAATTTCTATTGGGGCATTTATTTCACTAATTATTGGATTAGTTTTATCAAATAGAGCCATAAAAATGCATCAGAATAATTCTAAATTTAAGCCTTAA
- the pafA gene encoding alkaline phosphatase PafA: MKKIFFFLLIAIISIIGCKSQKKEIIKPKLVVGIVIDQMRYDYLTRYADRYGEDGFNRLLKNGFSLKNAHYNFIPTYTAVGHASIFTGTTPSNHGIISNNWYDKFLKKSIYCVDDSNYKTVGNSGNYGQKSPHRLYTTTVADQLNLAQNQRGKTIGISIKDRSAILPIGHSANAAYWYDGDDYNTWITSTFYMNELPKWVKDFNANNKADEYLNEPWKTLYDIKTYTNSLVDDSIFEGKITGQEKPIFPKYLKNLRSKNDNYSLIKEVPAGNTFTADFAKAAIIGENLGKSNFIDFLTVSFSSTDYIGHKYGVAAIETEDTYLRLDKDLASFFQFLDTQVGKDNYTLFLTADHAAVHVPAYLQSLKIPAHYINTKKLNNFISGITKKYFNSVELIENISNYQIFLDKEKIESLGLNKNDVADKLAEEVLNFETIYKAVTAKTLQNTNFTSGVLNSLQNGYNQKFSGDVLMIPYPSTLARGRKGTSHGSGYSYDTHVPLIFYGNGIKQGSSSKKYEITDIAPTISNLLQIEFPNGTTGKVIDEVYKD, translated from the coding sequence ATGAAAAAAATATTTTTCTTCTTATTAATCGCTATCATTAGTATTATTGGTTGTAAATCACAAAAAAAAGAAATTATAAAACCTAAATTGGTTGTTGGTATTGTAATAGATCAAATGAGATATGATTATTTAACACGTTATGCAGATAGATATGGAGAAGATGGTTTTAATCGATTATTAAAAAACGGATTTTCATTAAAAAATGCGCATTATAATTTCATCCCAACATATACTGCCGTTGGACATGCATCAATTTTTACAGGAACAACACCAAGCAATCATGGTATAATTTCTAATAATTGGTATGATAAATTTCTAAAAAAATCTATTTATTGTGTAGACGATTCAAACTACAAAACTGTAGGTAATTCAGGAAATTATGGTCAAAAATCTCCACATAGATTATATACAACAACTGTAGCAGATCAATTGAATTTGGCACAAAACCAAAGAGGAAAAACTATTGGGATTTCTATAAAAGATCGATCTGCAATTTTACCTATTGGTCATTCTGCAAATGCTGCATATTGGTATGATGGTGATGATTATAATACATGGATAACTAGTACTTTTTACATGAATGAACTCCCTAAATGGGTGAAAGATTTTAATGCTAATAATAAAGCTGATGAATACTTAAATGAACCTTGGAAGACTTTATATGATATAAAAACGTACACTAATAGTTTGGTTGATGATAGTATCTTTGAAGGCAAAATAACAGGTCAAGAAAAACCAATATTTCCAAAATATTTAAAAAATTTACGTTCAAAAAATGACAATTACTCATTAATAAAAGAAGTTCCAGCAGGAAACACATTTACTGCAGATTTTGCAAAAGCGGCTATTATTGGCGAGAATTTAGGGAAATCCAATTTTATAGATTTTCTTACAGTAAGTTTTTCATCAACAGATTATATTGGTCACAAATACGGTGTTGCTGCAATAGAAACTGAAGACACTTATTTACGATTGGATAAAGATTTAGCTAGCTTTTTTCAGTTTTTAGACACACAAGTAGGTAAAGATAATTACACCTTATTTTTAACTGCAGATCATGCAGCAGTTCATGTTCCTGCTTATTTACAATCCCTTAAAATACCTGCTCACTATATAAATACTAAAAAGTTAAATAATTTTATTTCAGGCATTACTAAAAAGTATTTTAATTCTGTTGAATTGATTGAAAATATTTCTAATTATCAGATATTTTTAGATAAGGAAAAAATTGAATCTTTAGGTTTAAACAAAAATGATGTTGCTGATAAATTAGCAGAAGAAGTTCTTAATTTTGAGACAATCTATAAAGCTGTTACTGCTAAAACACTACAGAACACTAATTTTACTTCTGGAGTTTTAAATTCCTTACAGAATGGTTATAATCAAAAGTTTTCTGGTGATGTTTTAATGATTCCTTATCCATCTACACTAGCTAGAGGAAGAAAAGGCACAAGTCATGGTTCTGGATACTCTTATGACACTCATGTTCCTTTAATTTTCTATGGAAATGGAATTAAACAAGGTTCATCTTCAAAAAAATATGAAATTACAGATATTGCGCCAACAATTTCAAATTTATTGCAAATTGAATTTCCAAACGGAACAACTGGAAAAGTAATTGATGAAGTATATAAAGATTAG
- a CDS encoding ABC transporter permease, whose translation MNYLEHTGKYFMMLGQVFRRPQKSRLFYEAFFKEIEELGLKSLGIIMFISFFIGGVIALQTALNLESPFIPKSLIGFAAKRSIILEFAPTFCSIILAGKVGSYITSSIGTMRVTEQIDALEVMGINSLNHLVLPKILATVLFYPFLISLAMVLGIFGGWLTGVLSGLFTGADYIEGLQEDFDPFLINYAIIKTLVFAFLIATVPSYHGYFVKGGSIAVGKASTQAVVWTTVLIVVANYILTQMLLT comes from the coding sequence ATGAATTACCTAGAACATACTGGGAAATATTTTATGATGCTAGGTCAGGTTTTTAGAAGACCGCAAAAGAGCAGACTTTTTTACGAAGCTTTTTTTAAAGAAATTGAAGAGCTTGGTTTAAAATCTCTTGGTATTATAATGTTTATCTCTTTTTTTATTGGAGGAGTTATTGCTTTACAGACGGCATTAAACTTAGAAAGCCCTTTTATTCCAAAATCACTTATTGGTTTTGCTGCAAAGCGTTCTATCATTTTAGAATTTGCACCCACATTTTGCTCAATAATTTTAGCTGGTAAAGTTGGTTCATATATAACTTCTAGTATTGGTACAATGCGTGTAACAGAACAAATAGATGCTTTAGAAGTAATGGGTATTAACTCATTAAATCACTTAGTATTACCAAAGATTTTAGCAACGGTTCTCTTTTACCCTTTTTTAATTTCTTTAGCAATGGTTTTAGGAATTTTTGGAGGTTGGCTTACAGGTGTTTTGTCTGGGTTGTTTACAGGAGCAGATTATATTGAGGGATTACAAGAAGATTTTGACCCTTTTCTAATTAATTACGCAATTATAAAAACATTAGTATTTGCTTTTCTTATAGCTACGGTGCCTTCTTATCATGGGTATTTTGTAAAAGGAGGTTCTATTGCCGTTGGTAAAGCAAGCACTCAGGCTGTAGTTTGGACAACTGTCTTAATTGTAGTAGCAAATTATATTTTAACGCAAATGCTGTTAACATAA
- a CDS encoding ABC transporter ATP-binding protein encodes MIEVKNLHKGFGDVKVLKGLSATFLPGKTSLIIGQSGSGKTVFLKTLIGLHTPEEGTISFNGKPSTDFTNKERRQWRQEIGMVFQGSALFDSQTVEENVMFPLKMFTNQSQEEMLERVNFVLHRVNLDNSNKKLPAELSGGMQKRVAIARAIVMNPKYLFCDEPNSGLDPQTAIVIDNLIQEITDEYQITTVINTHDMNSVMEIGEKIVFLKNGTIAWEGSSKDIFKTDNEAVVDFVYSSNLFKKVREAYLNETK; translated from the coding sequence ATGATAGAAGTAAAAAATTTACATAAAGGTTTTGGTGATGTAAAAGTCTTGAAAGGACTTTCTGCTACTTTTCTCCCAGGAAAAACAAGTCTAATTATTGGGCAAAGTGGTTCTGGAAAAACGGTGTTTTTAAAAACTTTAATTGGACTTCACACTCCAGAAGAAGGAACTATTTCTTTTAATGGAAAACCAAGTACAGATTTTACAAATAAAGAAAGAAGACAATGGAGACAAGAAATAGGAATGGTTTTTCAAGGAAGTGCTTTATTTGATTCTCAAACTGTGGAAGAAAATGTAATGTTTCCTTTAAAAATGTTTACCAATCAATCTCAAGAAGAAATGTTAGAGCGGGTAAACTTTGTTTTACATAGAGTTAATTTAGATAATTCAAATAAAAAATTACCTGCAGAATTATCTGGAGGAATGCAAAAAAGAGTAGCAATTGCAAGAGCGATTGTTATGAACCCAAAGTACTTATTTTGTGATGAACCAAATTCTGGTTTAGATCCTCAGACAGCAATTGTAATTGATAATTTAATTCAAGAGATTACAGATGAATATCAAATTACAACCGTAATAAATACCCATGATATGAATTCAGTAATGGAAATTGGAGAAAAAATTGTTTTTTTAAAAAATGGTACAATTGCATGGGAAGGGAGTAGTAAAGATATTTTTAAAACTGATAATGAAGCAGTTGTAGACTTTGTGTATTCTTCTAATTTATTTAAAAAAGTAAGAGAAGCATATTTAAATGAAACAAAGTAA
- a CDS encoding DUF389 domain-containing protein, with product MEENIDKNSSVENSKQNVQNDAKGLFVSIKKYLKELLDFRDDTDHEATINAIKADIPFKGATAWILIFAVFVASIGLNANSTAVVIGAMLISPLMGPILGLGSAFAINDIEVFKKSAINLATMIVLSLLASFVFFYFFPLSEDTSELLGRTKPDIRDVLIAFFGGLALMVARTKKGTVASVIFGVAIATALMPPLCTAGYGLAKGFSGDPIGFTYALGAMYLFTINTIFIALATFLVLKLLSFPMHKYANAAKRKRYATIATVVGFAVMIPAVYTFISALDESRVNAQLKKYVKNEVSTIENFQLIDKDYNSDTKVLKLNFFNEVTVAEKNMLESRLMNDPRYNRLKDVKIQIKGSDTKSFELITTAYTEKRQELQESKNIIAGLQKQIEDLQGTISNLNNRIEQDALNKNKKGIAFSSIAKDAKIRYNDIQEIGFSKVLSSKDFIKIDTIPQAIIKWNPILPDSIISPKERELRGWLQKEMNLDTLFIKRDQ from the coding sequence ATGGAAGAAAATATTGATAAAAATAGTAGTGTAGAAAATTCTAAGCAAAATGTTCAAAACGATGCCAAGGGATTATTTGTTAGCATTAAAAAATATTTAAAAGAACTTTTAGATTTTAGAGATGATACGGACCATGAAGCAACTATTAATGCAATCAAAGCAGATATTCCTTTTAAAGGAGCCACAGCTTGGATTCTTATTTTTGCTGTTTTTGTGGCTTCTATAGGTTTAAATGCAAACTCTACTGCTGTTGTTATTGGAGCCATGTTAATATCGCCTTTAATGGGGCCTATTTTAGGGCTTGGTAGTGCTTTTGCTATTAATGACATAGAAGTTTTTAAAAAATCTGCCATAAATCTTGCTACAATGATTGTATTAAGTTTATTGGCGTCTTTTGTATTCTTTTATTTTTTCCCTTTAAGTGAAGATACTTCAGAGTTATTAGGAAGAACAAAACCAGATATTAGAGATGTTTTAATTGCTTTTTTTGGGGGTTTAGCTTTAATGGTTGCTAGAACAAAAAAAGGAACCGTTGCATCCGTGATTTTTGGAGTTGCAATTGCTACAGCTTTAATGCCTCCATTATGTACTGCAGGTTATGGTTTAGCGAAAGGTTTTTCTGGAGATCCTATTGGTTTTACCTACGCTTTAGGAGCAATGTATCTTTTTACAATTAATACTATTTTTATTGCTTTAGCAACATTTTTAGTTTTAAAATTATTGAGTTTTCCAATGCATAAATATGCAAATGCGGCTAAAAGAAAACGATATGCTACAATAGCAACTGTTGTTGGTTTTGCTGTAATGATTCCCGCCGTTTATACATTTATTAGTGCCTTAGATGAAAGTAGAGTAAACGCTCAATTAAAAAAGTATGTAAAAAATGAAGTATCTACAATTGAAAACTTTCAATTAATTGATAAGGATTATAATTCTGATACTAAAGTTTTAAAGCTTAATTTTTTTAATGAAGTAACCGTTGCTGAGAAAAATATGTTGGAAAGTAGGTTAATGAATGACCCAAGGTATAATCGTTTAAAGGATGTTAAAATACAGATTAAAGGAAGTGATACTAAAAGTTTTGAGTTAATAACCACAGCTTACACAGAAAAAAGACAAGAGTTACAAGAAAGTAAAAACATCATCGCTGGTCTTCAAAAACAAATAGAAGATTTACAAGGAACAATTTCTAATTTAAATAATAGAATTGAACAAGATGCTTTAAACAAAAACAAAAAAGGAATTGCTTTTAGTAGTATTGCTAAAGATGCAAAAATTAGATATAATGATATTCAAGAAATAGGGTTTTCTAAAGTTTTATCTTCTAAAGATTTTATTAAAATAGATACAATTCCTCAAGCAATTATTAAATGGAATCCTATTTTACCAGATAGTATTATTAGCCCAAAGGAACGAGAGTTAAGGGGTTGGCTACAAAAAGAAATGAATTTAGATACCCTCTTTATAAAAAGAGATCAATAA
- a CDS encoding SprT-like domain-containing protein: protein MNSDYQNFIPPKSIPFVQFLIDKHSFDLKIVNQRQTKHGDFRSLPNGRFQITVNNNLNQYQFLLTLVHEIAHHVTHQKFGRVVPHGKEWKTVFQHLMLPFLRPEIYPLEILPFLAKYLKNPKASTDADVNLSLVLKGNMAETGKNFIFNIPFGSLFIFKKIIYKRGNKRRTRFECLNTSNKKVYLFNQNVEVKLFQ, encoded by the coding sequence TTGAATTCAGATTATCAAAACTTCATTCCACCAAAATCAATTCCTTTTGTACAATTTTTAATTGACAAACATTCGTTTGATTTAAAGATTGTAAATCAAAGACAAACAAAACATGGAGATTTTAGAAGTTTACCGAATGGACGATTTCAAATTACAGTAAACAACAACCTGAATCAATATCAATTTTTATTAACGTTAGTCCATGAAATTGCACATCATGTTACACATCAAAAATTTGGGCGAGTTGTGCCTCATGGGAAAGAATGGAAAACAGTTTTTCAACATTTAATGTTGCCTTTTTTAAGGCCTGAAATTTATCCATTAGAAATACTTCCTTTTTTAGCAAAATATTTAAAAAATCCAAAAGCAAGTACAGATGCTGATGTTAATTTATCATTAGTATTAAAAGGAAATATGGCAGAAACCGGAAAGAACTTTATATTTAATATTCCTTTTGGCAGTTTATTCATCTTTAAAAAAATAATTTACAAGAGAGGAAATAAACGCAGAACTAGATTTGAATGTCTAAACACATCCAATAAAAAAGTTTACCTATTTAATCAAAATGTAGAAGTAAAATTATTTCAATAA